From a single Salmo salar chromosome ssa22, Ssal_v3.1, whole genome shotgun sequence genomic region:
- the LOC106583054 gene encoding guanylyl cyclase-activating protein 1, which produces MMGNNSGVSIEGLGTCEYHQWYRKFITECPSGQLTFCEFKQLFGLKNLSEASKAYIMCMFEMFDMNDIIVLFSQSLMFIVYTMPIEHLHHPWSIHVINEVNYEMSSEDLTNMMFDKIDINGDGELSLEEFMEGIQNDGKLLETLTESLDLIHHQQDPGRDEPLLLQHKKIL; this is translated from the exons ATGATGGGGAATAACAGTGGTGTCTCTATTGAAGGACTTGGAACCTGTGAGTATCATCAGTGGTACAGGAAATTCATAACGGAATGCCCATCTGGACAGCTCACCTTTTGCGAATTCAAACAGTTATTCGGCCTGAAAAACCTATCTGAAGCTTCTAAGGCCTACATCATGTGCatgtttgaaatgtttgatatgaaTGACATAATAGTACTTTTTTCTCAATCACTAATGTTCATAGTTTATACAATGCCTATAGAACATCTACACcacccttgg TCCATCCATGTCATCAATGAAGTAAACTATGAGATGTCATCCGAGGACCTTACCAACATGATGTTTGACAAGATTGATATCAATGGTGATG gtgaGCTGTCCCTGGAGGAGTTCATGGAGGGCATCCAGAATGATGGAAAGCTGCTGGAGACACTGACCGAGAGTCTGGACCTCATACACCATCAGCAAGATCCAGGTCGAGATGAACCCCTATTGTTGCAGCACAAAAAGATTTTATGA